A genome region from Chryseobacterium sp. G0186 includes the following:
- a CDS encoding RagB/SusD family nutrient uptake outer membrane protein translates to MKRIINTILVVATLSSAVFTLNSCQDALDIKQPGELQEQDLYTSVANLNEVLNGSVYAQLDPLDEIYFTAVFTDEVKPGSGSGGQEYSLHRHFLDPSSAVVTGGTVGTVASDGIWMNNYKVINRVNRLLEGAKKITPVSNEDKNAYNAILAQARAIRAYCYVQLEAYFSSDMKNPNALGVILLKDVPSTEAKLPRVKNQEVYDFINADLDYAREILGSSTNPRRYQVDKNFVNAVAARFNLYRGEMGLAKKNAELVINGSGLSLTKAIPMTGTNAQVLVTEPDGSVFQSGPFNEPTTDKWNIAFYGGIDEKTGNGIVGGSFNPYRRMWADTDNGESIFSLNRLPLGAGAAIGGKWNTNQSNLGGSPMWFWGRNLYNIFKNTPGDIRKYAYVDPSSKPNDNYASASAGTTRNDGLVIDKYPGKLSASTRNDVKVFRLSEMYFILAEAEVAAGNLSVAHDLIQKVREARNYLGAAVTPTYTDAQFAYADILKERRVELALEGHRFLDLKRLAVLANVSMDRNPTDDIIPVKNLANGDYRYTLPIPIKETSANSNVLQNDKY, encoded by the coding sequence ATGAAAAGAATTATAAATACAATATTAGTTGTAGCAACCCTATCATCTGCAGTATTTACGCTGAACAGTTGTCAGGATGCACTAGATATAAAGCAGCCGGGAGAACTACAGGAACAAGACCTGTATACAAGTGTTGCTAACCTTAATGAAGTTTTAAATGGATCTGTATACGCTCAGTTAGATCCACTTGATGAGATCTATTTCACGGCAGTATTTACAGACGAGGTAAAACCGGGATCTGGTAGTGGAGGACAGGAATATTCACTACACAGGCATTTCCTTGATCCGTCTAGTGCTGTTGTTACAGGAGGAACAGTAGGTACTGTTGCTAGTGATGGGATCTGGATGAATAACTATAAAGTGATCAACAGAGTGAACAGACTTCTTGAAGGAGCAAAGAAAATTACCCCTGTTTCTAACGAAGATAAGAATGCATACAATGCAATTCTTGCACAAGCCAGAGCGATCAGAGCATATTGCTATGTACAGTTAGAGGCTTATTTCTCTAGTGATATGAAAAATCCTAATGCTCTGGGAGTTATTCTTCTGAAGGATGTTCCTTCTACAGAAGCTAAATTACCAAGAGTTAAAAACCAGGAGGTGTATGATTTCATTAATGCTGATTTAGATTATGCCAGAGAGATTTTAGGAAGCTCTACAAATCCGAGAAGATATCAGGTAGATAAGAATTTTGTAAATGCTGTTGCTGCTCGTTTTAACCTTTACAGAGGTGAAATGGGACTTGCTAAGAAGAATGCAGAATTAGTAATCAACGGATCTGGTTTATCCCTTACAAAAGCAATACCAATGACAGGAACAAATGCTCAGGTTCTTGTTACTGAACCTGATGGTTCTGTGTTCCAATCCGGACCTTTCAATGAGCCAACTACTGATAAGTGGAATATTGCATTCTATGGAGGAATTGATGAGAAGACAGGAAACGGTATCGTAGGAGGTTCTTTCAATCCATATAGAAGAATGTGGGCTGATACTGATAATGGTGAGTCTATTTTCTCTCTAAACAGACTTCCATTGGGAGCAGGTGCTGCTATTGGTGGAAAATGGAATACAAACCAATCTAACCTTGGTGGATCTCCAATGTGGTTCTGGGGAAGAAACTTATATAACATATTTAAGAATACTCCGGGAGACATCAGAAAATATGCTTATGTAGACCCTTCATCAAAACCAAACGATAACTATGCTTCTGCATCTGCAGGAACTACCAGAAATGATGGATTGGTAATTGACAAATATCCTGGAAAACTAAGTGCATCTACTAGAAATGATGTTAAAGTTTTCAGATTGTCAGAAATGTACTTCATTTTAGCTGAAGCTGAAGTGGCTGCAGGGAATCTTTCAGTAGCTCATGACTTGATTCAGAAAGTAAGAGAAGCAAGAAACTATCTTGGAGCTGCTGTAACTCCTACGTATACAGATGCACAATTTGCCTATGCAGACATCTTAAAAGAACGTAGAGTTGAATTGGCACTTGAAGGGCACCGTTTCCTTGACCTGAAAAGACTTGCTGTACTGGCCAATGTCTCTATGGACAGAAACCCTACAGATGATATCATTCCGGTTAAGAATCTTGCTAATGGTGATTATAGATATACTTTACCTATTCCAATTAAGGAAACTTCGGCAAACTCGAATGTTCTACAAAATGATAAATATTAA
- a CDS encoding SusC/RagA family TonB-linked outer membrane protein — protein sequence MNMKLRVLTAGVLFFTGQAVFAQEKESKNSKDKETKIEEVVVLGYSKTATKAKTTSSSVTVGAETLENRPNISVLNSIQGTAPGIVVNSASGSPGSGKFNILIRGTSSLNGSTDPLYVVDGVITSGSQFRNLNSYDIETFSILKDAQATAIYGNRAANGVVVITTKGGKFNSGLKVSYDALTSFSQLPETQYNMANAQQLLYIQRNLETGKGKGLTNNQINNWGTDTDWNKQFTRVGISQQHNLSITGGGENINNFFSLGYLDSEGTVRSTDFKRFTMRNNLNGKSKNGKLTFGSIIGLGYSKRNQLDDETNTLISSNTLQNPLFGGVLSRPYIDPSPYANGQELYNAIKGDASNNRQWILQDNINGGIRNRFTELSISANANVNYKITDYLSIGNRTGIEYKQYERNFARSPLGYLAISVANADQARYGGSEEFSTTRDLTFNSITNISFNKSFGDHTISAAAYMDYIKAHVSNNFQRQNGLNPLQWEFGAGTGYIPFNPDTPNFYRPSVTASKVTAGTLAYFGTLDYDYKDKYGVSGVVRRDGSYRFLPTNRWETFWSVAARWNVDKEEFMANSGFRLLKLRASIGTTGNQNLGIATDNSNPLALLPNNFLDLYNGISGYQNLLGYNFVNLSNPYLEWEQVKQSNIGVDFNYKGLIEGSFDYYQKRTSRMFNDLQKSAVTGYYSIRGNDGILDNKGIEGMIKYNVIRNESTKLSVFANASYNSNKIVSMNSENLAGDVVNAIGGPAGQYQLYSYVGVNRDNGNLQFLDKNGNITEAPTSADRVLTGKSRYAKFTGGFGFNAQHKGWFFDTLFSFQQGGWIYDNLQSWVFDPSAAANRNLSADLLNAWTPQNRDTDVPALKASNLTLGSSDRFLHRSDFIRLKNVTLGYNFSKSQLGKLPVRGIKVFVQAENLYTWTDWKGFDPEPITSFSLNVYPNPKTVSVGLNVDF from the coding sequence ATGAATATGAAATTGCGTGTTTTGACAGCAGGGGTTTTGTTTTTTACAGGCCAGGCTGTGTTTGCTCAAGAAAAAGAATCTAAGAACAGTAAGGACAAAGAGACTAAGATTGAGGAAGTAGTTGTTTTAGGATATAGTAAAACAGCTACCAAGGCTAAAACTACCTCTTCTTCGGTTACAGTAGGTGCTGAAACGTTGGAAAACAGACCCAACATCTCTGTATTAAACTCAATTCAGGGTACAGCACCCGGTATTGTAGTGAATTCAGCATCTGGTTCTCCAGGTTCTGGAAAATTCAATATTCTGATCAGAGGAACAAGTTCCCTTAACGGTTCTACGGATCCCTTATACGTGGTAGACGGAGTTATTACTTCAGGTTCTCAGTTCAGAAACCTAAACTCTTACGATATTGAAACGTTCAGTATCCTGAAGGATGCCCAGGCAACAGCAATCTACGGTAACAGAGCTGCAAATGGAGTAGTTGTGATCACAACGAAAGGAGGAAAATTTAATTCAGGATTAAAAGTTTCCTATGATGCATTAACTTCTTTTAGTCAGTTACCTGAAACCCAATACAATATGGCAAATGCTCAGCAGTTGTTATATATTCAGAGAAATTTAGAAACAGGGAAAGGAAAAGGTTTAACAAACAACCAGATTAATAATTGGGGAACAGATACAGACTGGAATAAACAGTTTACCCGTGTTGGTATTTCTCAACAGCATAACCTTTCTATTACCGGAGGTGGAGAAAATATCAATAACTTCTTCTCTCTTGGATATTTAGACAGTGAAGGAACTGTAAGATCTACAGACTTCAAAAGATTTACAATGAGAAATAACCTTAATGGTAAATCTAAAAATGGAAAATTAACTTTCGGTTCTATCATTGGTTTAGGATATTCCAAAAGAAACCAGTTGGATGATGAAACGAATACATTAATTTCCAGCAACACTCTTCAAAACCCTCTGTTTGGAGGAGTTCTTTCAAGACCATATATCGATCCTTCTCCATATGCAAATGGACAAGAGTTGTATAATGCTATCAAAGGAGATGCTTCTAACAACAGACAATGGATCCTTCAGGATAACATCAACGGAGGAATCAGAAACAGATTTACAGAATTAAGTATTTCTGCGAATGCCAATGTAAACTATAAAATTACAGATTACCTTAGCATTGGAAACAGAACTGGTATTGAATACAAACAATACGAAAGAAACTTTGCAAGATCACCACTAGGATACCTTGCTATTAGTGTGGCAAATGCAGATCAGGCAAGATACGGAGGAAGTGAGGAATTTTCTACAACAAGAGATTTAACTTTCAACAGTATTACCAATATTTCATTCAATAAATCTTTCGGAGATCATACGATTAGTGCTGCTGCCTATATGGATTATATCAAAGCACACGTAAGTAATAATTTTCAAAGACAAAACGGTCTGAACCCATTACAGTGGGAATTTGGTGCAGGAACTGGTTATATTCCTTTCAACCCTGATACTCCCAATTTTTACAGACCTTCTGTAACGGCTTCAAAAGTAACAGCAGGTACTTTAGCTTACTTTGGAACATTAGATTATGATTACAAAGATAAGTATGGAGTAAGTGGAGTTGTAAGAAGAGACGGATCTTACCGTTTCTTACCTACCAACAGATGGGAGACTTTCTGGTCAGTTGCGGCAAGATGGAATGTTGACAAAGAAGAATTCATGGCTAATTCCGGATTCAGATTATTGAAATTAAGAGCTTCAATCGGTACTACAGGTAACCAAAACCTAGGAATTGCTACGGATAACTCTAACCCATTGGCTTTACTTCCTAATAACTTCCTTGATTTGTATAATGGTATTTCAGGATATCAGAATTTATTAGGATATAACTTCGTGAACTTATCAAACCCTTACTTAGAGTGGGAGCAGGTAAAACAAAGTAATATCGGAGTAGATTTTAACTATAAAGGATTAATTGAAGGTAGTTTTGATTACTATCAGAAAAGAACATCAAGAATGTTCAACGATCTCCAGAAATCAGCAGTTACAGGGTATTACTCAATCAGAGGTAACGACGGAATTCTTGATAATAAAGGTATTGAAGGGATGATCAAATACAATGTGATCAGAAACGAAAGTACAAAATTATCCGTTTTCGCAAATGCTTCATACAACTCTAACAAGATTGTTTCTATGAACAGCGAAAACCTTGCAGGAGATGTTGTTAATGCTATTGGTGGACCTGCTGGTCAATATCAGCTATATTCATACGTTGGTGTAAACCGTGATAACGGAAACTTACAGTTCCTTGACAAAAACGGAAACATTACGGAAGCTCCAACATCTGCAGACAGAGTATTGACAGGAAAATCAAGATATGCTAAGTTTACAGGAGGTTTCGGATTTAACGCTCAACACAAAGGATGGTTCTTTGATACTTTATTCTCTTTCCAACAAGGAGGATGGATCTATGATAACTTGCAGTCTTGGGTATTTGATCCAAGTGCAGCGGCCAACAGAAACCTTTCTGCGGACTTGTTAAATGCATGGACTCCTCAAAATAGAGATACAGATGTTCCTGCTTTAAAAGCAAGCAACTTAACTTTAGGTTCTTCAGACAGATTCTTACACAGATCAGACTTCATCAGACTTAAGAATGTTACTTTAGGATATAACTTTAGCAAAAGTCAGTTAGGTAAACTGCCGGTAAGAGGAATTAAAGTATTTGTTCAGGCAGAAAACCTTTATACATGGACAGATTGGAAAGGATTTGATCCGGAGCCGATTACTTCATTTTCACTAAATGTTTACCCTAACCCAAAAACCGTATCTGTAGGTTTAAATGTTGATTTTTAA
- a CDS encoding RagB/SusD family nutrient uptake outer membrane protein, translated as MKNKNIIRRGLSVLSVSLLMAMVSSCSENDTLDLQPYNNIYEEIAFTSAVNVDLAVMGVYNAAQNGIYKTAPDAANTPRGYVFGAAYVEQNDVRGEDMVNTATFYQLTYTATYDGGSPNNSHYWMNGYGLVNKANITIDGLKKAGETGVITAAVRDNYLGEMYFLRALAHLELLKHFSRPYNFTANASHPGIPYRTTAITSPAAIEEALKVGRGTVAEAYTKILADLDQAELLTASKSTRSGNAKITRATKEAAIALKVRAYLNMRDWTKVITEGAKLNGPYTLTSTPEVPFVLANNYNNTESVFSIENSANTNPGTNAGLASMYRDRSLVCISPIIWRNPRWLADDKRRAETAMVRTSAAGVKYVNKYKDVANLSDGSPIMRYAEVILSMAEAYARQGNTASAITYLNMVRNRSLATPATQQYTAASFANATELVDAIVTERRIEFLGEGMRWGDIHRLLYDDLIPTPGIPAKVANSTPPGSAFTLGTPYTGPLGVAMIPKTDFRILWPIPNDEVVNNPTLAAQQNPQW; from the coding sequence ATGAAAAATAAAAATATAATAAGAAGAGGGTTGTCTGTTTTATCAGTATCATTATTAATGGCGATGGTGAGCTCTTGTTCAGAGAATGATACCCTAGATTTGCAACCTTATAATAATATCTATGAGGAGATTGCTTTTACTTCTGCTGTGAATGTGGATTTGGCTGTGATGGGGGTATATAATGCCGCACAGAACGGGATCTATAAAACGGCACCGGATGCTGCCAATACTCCAAGAGGATATGTGTTTGGAGCTGCTTATGTAGAGCAAAATGATGTGCGTGGAGAGGATATGGTAAATACCGCTACTTTTTATCAATTAACATATACTGCAACTTATGATGGTGGTTCTCCTAATAATTCACATTATTGGATGAATGGCTACGGATTGGTTAACAAAGCAAACATCACAATAGATGGTTTGAAAAAAGCAGGAGAAACCGGAGTAATTACCGCCGCTGTACGTGATAATTATTTAGGTGAAATGTATTTCTTAAGAGCGTTGGCTCATTTGGAATTATTAAAGCATTTCTCTCGTCCATATAATTTTACAGCCAATGCAAGTCATCCGGGAATTCCTTACCGTACTACTGCCATTACCAGCCCGGCTGCTATTGAAGAAGCTCTTAAGGTAGGAAGAGGAACTGTAGCGGAAGCCTATACTAAGATTCTTGCTGATTTAGATCAAGCAGAATTGTTGACTGCTAGTAAATCTACAAGATCAGGTAATGCTAAAATCACCAGAGCTACTAAAGAAGCTGCCATTGCTTTGAAAGTAAGAGCTTATCTAAATATGAGAGATTGGACAAAGGTAATTACTGAGGGTGCAAAATTAAATGGTCCTTATACCCTTACGTCTACTCCTGAAGTGCCGTTTGTTTTGGCTAATAACTACAATAATACAGAATCTGTCTTTTCAATTGAAAATTCAGCAAATACAAACCCTGGTACCAATGCGGGACTGGCTTCTATGTATAGAGACCGTTCATTGGTATGTATCAGTCCTATTATCTGGAGAAACCCAAGATGGTTGGCAGATGACAAGAGAAGAGCTGAAACGGCAATGGTAAGAACTTCTGCTGCAGGAGTGAAATATGTGAATAAATATAAGGATGTTGCTAACCTATCTGATGGTTCTCCAATCATGAGATATGCAGAAGTAATCCTTTCCATGGCAGAAGCATATGCAAGACAAGGAAATACTGCTTCAGCGATTACTTATCTGAATATGGTAAGAAACAGATCATTGGCAACTCCGGCAACTCAACAATATACAGCAGCTTCTTTCGCCAATGCAACAGAGCTTGTAGATGCTATTGTTACAGAAAGAAGAATTGAGTTCCTGGGAGAAGGAATGAGATGGGGGGATATCCATAGATTACTTTATGATGATTTGATCCCTACACCTGGGATTCCTGCTAAGGTAGCTAACTCTACGCCTCCAGGTTCTGCCTTTACATTAGGTACTCCATATACAGGACCATTGGGTGTTGCCATGATTCCAAAAACGGATTTCAGAATATTATGGCCTATTCCAAATGATGAGGTTGTAAATAATCCTACTCTTGCGGCTCAGCAAAATCCACAATGGTAA